The Sphingomonas aliaeris genomic interval TCGCGACCGGGTTGGGCGAGGTCTATATGTGGACTGTCCGGCTGGAACACCGAAAGGACGACAAGCACCGCGCTGGCGAGCCGGGGCAGCAACCTGACGGCAGCTATATCACACCGGAAGGCGAGCGGCTGACTACGCCTGAAGATAAGGCGACCTATCTGCGGACCGCGCAGGACTGGATCGTCACGCCTCTGCTCAAGAACGTACCCGGCGTGGCGGGCATCGATTCGATCGGTGGCTACGCCAAGCAATATCTTGTCGTCCCCGACGTGCAGAAACTGGCGTCGCTCAAGATTACACTGACAGATCTTGGCACCGCGCTTGAAAAGAACAACACCAGCGTCGGAGGGGGGTTCGTCAATCGCAACGGTGAAGGATTGGCGGTCCGGTCGGACGCGCTGGTGCGCAATGCGAACCAATTGGCGCGCACCGTCGTTGCCACCCGTGACGGTATCCCCATTACTCTTGACCAGGTCGCCAACGTCCGCACGGGGCAGGCGATCCGGATGGGCTCGGCGTCGGAGAACGGCACCGAAGTCGTCGTCGGCACCGCGATCATGCGGATCGGCCAGAACAGCCGCAACGTGGCGACCGCGGTCGCCGACCGGTTGAAAACTATCAACGCCTCGCTGCCACCTGATGTGGTGGTGCAGCCGGTGCTGGATCGTACCGCGCTGGTCAATTCGACGATCAAAACGGTCGCCAAGAACCTCTCCGAAGGCGCGCTGCTCGTCATCGTCGTGCTGTTCCTGCTGCTCGGCAACTTCCGTGCGGCGCTAATAGCTGCCGCGGTCATCCCGGTCACGATGATGCTCACCGGGTTCGGTATGCTTCGGCTCGGGGTGTCAGCAAACCTCATGAGTCTGGGTGCGCTCGACTTCGGGCTGATCGTCGACGGCGCGGTCATCATCGTCGAGAATGCCCTGCGGCGTCTTGCCGAAAAACAGCATCACGAAGGCCGGCTGCTAAGCGTCAAGGAGCGGCTGGATGCGGTCGCGACCGCAGCGCGAGAGATGATCCGGCCGTCCGTATATGGGCAGGCGATCATCATCCTCGTGTACGTGCCTTTGCTCACGCTGACCGGCGTGGAAGGCAAGACGTTCGTGCCGATGGCGCTGACCGTCATCATCGCGCTGCTCTTTGCCTTTGTTCTGTCGCTGACCTTCGTACCTGCGGCGATTGCCATCTGGCTGTCGCGGAAGGTCAACGAGGAGGACGGCCGGATCATCTCGTGGCTGAAGAAGCGCTACGAGCCGGGCCTGGAAAAGGCGATGAAGCGGCCGATGATAACTATCGGCGCCAGCGTAGTCAGCCTCGTGCTGGCGGCATTCGCTTTCACGACCCTGGGGCAGGTGTTCCTCCCTCAACTCGACGAAGGCGATCTACTCATCCAGTCGCTACGCATCCCGGCGACGTCGGTCCAGCAAAGCCAGGCGATGCAGGTGCCGATCGAGCGGATGGTGTCGAAACAGCCCGAGGTGCGGTTCGTCTTTTCCAAGACGGGCACCGCCGAGCTGGCCTCGGACCCGATGCCGCCCAACGCGACTGACATGTTCGTCATCCTGAAGCCGCATGCCGAATGGCCCAATCCCAAGCTGGAGAAGGCCGCACTTGTCGAACGCCTGGAAACAAAGCTCGCGCAGTTCCCCGGCAACGCCTATGAGATCACGCAACCGATCCAGATGCGATTCAACGAGCTGATTGCCGGCGTGCGTGGCGATATCGCGGTCAAGGTATTTGGCGACGACTTCGCCAGCATGAACCGCACTGCCGAACAGATCGCCAGCGTCCTGCGCAAGACGCAAGGCGCGGCGGACGTGAAGGTCGAACAGACGACGGGGCTTCCGATGCTCGACATTCGAGTGAATCGTGACGCGATGGCGCGGGTCGGCGTCACCGCGCAGGACGTGCAGGACACCATTACCGCCACACTCGGCGGACGGACCTCCGGCATGATCTTCGAAGGCGACCGGCGCTTTCCGGTCGTCATCCGCCTGTCGGACGCCGAACGCGCCGATCTGGGGCTGCTGAAACAGGTGCAGGTGCCGGTAGCCGGCGGTGGCTATGTGCCACTGTCCAGCGTTGCCGACATTGGCGTCGTCGACGGGCCGAACCAGATCAGCCGCGAGAACGGCAAGCGGCGCGTCGTCGTCCAGGCGAATGTGCGTGGGCGCGATGTCGGCAGCGTGGTCGCAGATGCACAGGCTGCTGTGTCGAGCGGGGTACGCCTGCCAGCGGGCAGCTACCTCGAATGGGGCGGGCAGTTCGAGAATCTGGAGTCTGCCAGCCAGCGGCTCCAGCTCGTGGTGCCGGCCTGCTTCGTACTGATCCTGTTCCTGCTCTACGGGGCATTGGGGTCGGTACGCGATGCGGCGATCGTGTTTACAGGGGTGCCGTTCGCGCTGGTGGGCGGCGTCCTGTTGCTCTTCCTGCGCGGCATGGACTTCTCGATCTCGGCCGCGGTGGGGTTCATCGCGCTGTCGGGCATCGCGGTCCTCAACGGACTTGTCATGGTCAGTTCGGTGCAGGACCTGATCCGTTCCGGCATGGACCGCGCCGAAGCGGCGCATACGGGTGCCCTTCAGCGATTACGCCCCGTCGTCATGACCGCGCTCGTCGCAAGTCTCGGCTTCGTGCCGATGGCGTTCGCGAGCGGGGCCGGCGCGGAAGTGCAAAAGCCGCTCGCAACCGTCGTCATCGGCGGGCTGATCTCGGCGACCCTGCTGACGCTGTTCGTGCTGCCGACGCTCTACGCCCGCTTCGGGCAGCAGGCGGTCAAGGTCGACGACACGGACGATACCTCACCGCTCCCGCAACCCGCATGATCGTGGGGGAGGGCGGTCGTGCCCTCCCCCACGCCTCAAGAAAGGGGGCTCGCTCATGACGACGATCGACAATGTAACGACACTCTCCGTATCCCCGCTGCGTGTCTGGACGGTCCTCACGGACTTCGCCGGCCACCCGCAGTGGAAGCCGTTCATCCAGCTTTCCGGTGCCGCGGTCTGCGGCGGTGATGCCAACTACACGTTCCGCATCGGCGGACTCGACAAGCCGGTGACGGCCAAGGCGGATATCATCCGCGTCGATAAGCCGCTGGCGTTCGCATGGACGGCGGGCGTCGCCAGGTTCTTGCTGTTCGAGGAATCTTACGCGCTGGAAAGCGATCCCGCTGGAACCCGCCTGCGCCATAGCCTGCGCTTCTCAGGCATCTTGGGTCGTCCGCTCTGGGCACTGATGCGCCGCAGGCTTCAAGCAAGCCTCGTGCAGTCGGACAGGTGCCTCGATCGCCAGCTTCGGCGCCTGTCGGCGGTGCCGGTTTCCAATAGACGGACTGGACCTGCGCGCACTGGGGCACGGAGGCAGCGATGACGATGCATCATCTTGGCTTGGGTTTTGGCATGGGCATCGTGCTGGTGTTGGCAGGCTGTTCCGAGGAGCCCCGGAAGGGTCCACCGACCGAGCAGGAGATCCACGCTGCGGACACTGCGGTGACCAGCAGGACACCCGGCCGTCACCCCTATCGATGCGACGATAACCAGACGCTTCTGGTCGACTTCAAGGATCAAGGGCTCACAGTCGAGTTACGGCGCGATGCGAATGCACCTGCGGTCGTTCTAACCGCGCCGTTGCAAGGTCTCCAGTATGTCGGCGATGCGGAAAGCGCGACATTCTCGGGCAACCAGATCAAGATCGAGGCACCCGGCAAACGCCCCGTGCTTTGTGAGAAAGCGACAAGCCTATGAGCAATCTTGTATCTAAAACCAGCGGGACGGATCGCCAGCGACGTACGCTCTGGATCGTCCTGATCCTCAATGCCGGGCTTGCACTGGCGTTCGTCGCCACAGGACTGTTCGGTGATTCCAGTGCGCTGATCGCCAATGGCCTCGATAACGGCTCCGATGCCGCGGTATATGGGCTCAGCCTTGTTGCGTTGAGCCGCGGCGCACGCTGGAAGCAAGCTGCGGCCAGGGTGTCCGGCATCATGCTGCTCCTGTTCGCGGTCGCGGTCCTCATCGATGTCGCGCGGCGTTTTACCCAGGGCAGCGATCCGATCGGCCCGACTATGATCGGCATGTCGATTGTCGCTGGCATCATCAATTATCTGTGTCTGCGCCTCCTGCAAAAGCTGGAGAACAAGGACGTCAACCTGCGCGCGGCGACGACCTTCAGCCTCAACGACTTCATCTCGAACGGCGGGATCGTCGTCGCTGGCGTCCTTGTCATGTGGTTGGGCGTGAACTGGCCGGACCTCGTGGTCGGGCTGGCGACAGCCGCAATCCAGTTGTGGGGCGGCATCAAGATCCTGCGTGACGCGAAACAGGACGCGCGCAAAAACAAGGACAATCAGAATGGCTGAGAAGACCAGGCTCGACCTCGCCGTCGTCCTGCCCGACGTCCCGGATGCGGCTGACGCCTGCGTCGCGCGGCTTGTTCAACGGCTGGCGGACCGCGAGGGCGTCAGCGAAGCGCACGTCGTCCCCGCCAGTGGCGAGGCGCCGGCGCAACTGTGCATCCATTACGATCCGGACCAGCTCCCGCTATCCCGTATTCGCGAGGTCGCGACCGGCGCGGGCGCGCAGATAGGTGAGCGCTACGGCCATGCCGTATTCGACATCGGCACGATGCATCAGCGGCGCGCCCGCACCCTTAGCGATCGATTGAAGGCTGTGTCCGGCGTTCTGGAGGCCGAGGTTGCTGCAAGTGGCCGGGTGCGGGTCGAGTTCGACCGGGAACAGACCGACGAATCTACGATCCGCGGCACCGTCGTCGAGCGCGAAGCAGCCGTCCCGCAGGCCGCTAGCGACGATCACGCCGGCCATGACCATGGCCCCGGCGAGCACGATCACGGCAAGGAGGGGCATAACCACAATCATGGCGGCATCCTGGGGCCGAACACCGAGCTGTTCTTCGCATTGGGCTGCGGTGCCGTCCTCGGCATCGGCTTCGCGATCGAGAAGCTGGTCGCCGGGGCGCCGTCGTGGTTGCCGCTCGCCTGCTACCTGATCGCCTATGTGTTGGGCGGTTTCTTCACCGTCCGCGAGGCGATCGACAATCTGCGGATGCGCCGGTTCGAGATCGACACGCTGATGCTGGTCGCCGCAGCGGGTGCAGCCGCGCTTGGCGCTTGGGCGGAAGGCGCGCTGCTGCTATTCCTGTTCAGCTTTGGCCACGCGCTCGAACATTATGCAATGGGTCGCGCCAAGCGGGCGATCGAGGCCCTGGCTGAGCTGGCGCCCAAAACCGCCTTCGTCCGCCGGGAAGGCAGGATCAGCGAGCTTTCCGTCGACACGCTGGTGGTCGGCGACATCGTCGTGGTCAAACCCAATGCACGGTTGCCTGCCGACGGCTTCCTGACGCTGGGTTCGAGCAGCATCAACCAGGCGCCGGTGACGGGCGAAAGTATCCCGGTCGACAAGACCGCAGTCACTGATGCGGATCAGGCACGAGCCGATCCCGACCGCGTCGACGCCGCCAGCCGCGTGTTCGCCGGCACGATCAACGGCAGCGGCGCGATCGAGATCGAGGTCACGCGTCTGTCGACCGACAGCGCGCTCGCCAAGGTCGTGAAGATGGTCAGCGAGGCCGAGACGCAGAAGTCGCCGACGCAGCGAATGACCGATCGGTTCGAACGGGTGTTCGTGCCCGTGGTGCTGGGCCTCGCCGTTCTGCTACTGTTCGCGTGGGTCGTCATCGACGAACCCTTCCGCGACAGCTTCTACCGCTCGATGGCGGTCCTCGTCGCAGCCAGCCCCTGCGCGCTCGCGATTGCGACACCAAGCGCAGTCCTGTCGGGTGTCGCCCGCGCTGCGCGCGGTGGTGTGCTGGTAAAGGGCGGTGGCCCGCTGGAGAACCTTGGTTCGCTGACCGCCATCGCCTTTGATAAGACCGGCACGCTAACGGAAGGCCAGCCCAAGATCACCGATGTCGTCGCAATGACGGACATCGCCGAAGATCGGCTGCTCACGACGGCCGTCGCCGTGGAGACCCTGAGCGATCATCCTCTAGCTGCGGCGATCGTGAAGGACGGTAGGACGCGCCTCAACGACGTAGCACTTCCGCAGGCAAGCGACCTCGAAAGTCTGACTGGCCGGGGTGTCCGAGCAATGCTGGAGGGCGATCCGGTCACGATCGGCAAGGCCGAGATGTTCGGCAACGACGGCATCGCCGCATTGACCGATGAAACGATGGCCGCAGTCGAACGGCTCCGTGCGGGCGGGCGGACGACGATGGTCGTGCGACGCGGCGAGGTGGATCTGGGGGTCATCGGGCTGATGGACACGCCGCGGACTGCCGCCAAGGCGACACTGGCGACGCTGCGCACCCTCGGCATCACCCGTATGATTATGATCTCGGGCGATAATCAAGCGGTCGCGGATGCGATTGCGCGCGAGGTCGGCATCGACGAAGCGTGGGGCGACCTGATGCCGGAAGACAAGGTCGAGGCGATCAAGAAGCTGCGCGGTGACGGCAAGGTCGCGATGGTGGGCGACGGCGTAAACGACGCACCCGCGATGGCCAATGCGACCGTTGGGATCGCGATGGGCGCGGCGGGGTCAGACGTCGCGCTGGAGACCGCCGATGTCGCGCTGATGGCGGACGATCTGGCCCATCTGCCGTTCGCGGTCGGCCTGTCGCGACAGACCCGATCGATAATTCGGCAGAATGTCTTTGTCAGCTTGGGCGTGGTGGCGATCCTGGTCCCTGCGACGATCTTTGGTCTCGGGATCGGGGCTGCCGTCGCCATGCACGAAGGGTCAACGTTGCTCGTGGTCGTGAATGCGTTGCGCCTGCTCGCGTATCGCGACCGGTTCGTCGTGGCGCGGACCGGCTGATGCCTTGGAGACCGCATCCATTAGATGCGGTCTCCGCAGGTTAGAAAGGAGTGTTCGTGATGTCCGATCCCACCGTGTCCGGTGTCCTTGCCGTCCGTGCGCAGATCCTTGCGCGCAGTCAGACGCTCAACCGCCTGACGCCACCAGAAGTGACGCCTGGGGCGGTTTCGACCGTGCCGCGGACCGAAGCGCCGGCGACATTTGGAGACACCCTGAAGAGCATCGTCGGCAAGGTGAACGCGGCACAGGAAGCCGAGGACGTCGCCACCGAACGCTACGAGCGTGGCGAGACTACCGATATCGCCACCGTGGCGCTGATGCAGAACCGCGCTTCGATATCCTTCGAGGCGACGCTTCAGGTCAGGAACAAGCTCCTGTCGGCCTACAAGGACATTATGAGCATGCCCCTTGGATGACGCACCTCTGTGCGCCAGTGCATACGACCATGCCGAAGAGCATGTGGCGTACGCGTACGCACATAGCTTTGATCGCCGTGCTGGCTGGCGCCTGCTCGCCCGTCCGGCAGGACGACGACGCCGATGCATACAACACGTTGCCGTCCAGTTCCGAAATGCGAATGCGTGTCTTCACCTGTGAAGATGGAACGTCGATCGTCACTGATCTGAGTGCCGATACCTTCGTCGTCGACCTCATCGGTGCGACGCGGGAGGATGGTGAGCAACTGACTGTACCACGCGCCCAGGTCCGCACTGCCGGTGGACGGCTGACGGTCATGATCGGCCAGGATCGGCTCCACCTCGAGCGGATCGGCAAGCAGGGCATCGACGAGCATCTGTCGTTTAGGGGAAAATCATGCTGGCGCTGACCTATACGATCATTCCGGTGCTTGCCGTGATCCTGGGCGGCATCTTTGCGACATGGCGTCGGCCCGGCGATGCCTTCATATCCGCGATGCAGCACCTCGCCGCCGGTGTCGTGTTCGCCGCTGCGGCAACCGAAATCCTACCGCAGGTGCTGCACGCCGGCTCACCGCTGGCCACGTTCATCGGTGGATCGGTGGGGGTCGCGGTAATGCTAGGACTGAAGGCGTACGAAGCTCGTGCGGCTGGACCTGTCGCGCTGATATCAGCGGTCGGTATCGACATCGTTGTCGACGGTCTGGTTCTGGGCCTTGCGTTCGTCGCTGGTGCCAAGGCGGGCGTCCTGCTCACCGTCGCGCTCACGCTGGAGGTGCTGTTTCTCGGCGTGACGCTGACAACGGAACTCGCCGAATCCACCACCTCGAAACTAAGGATCATCCTTACCGTGACGGGTCTAGCGCTGCTGCTGCCGGTCGGTGCGCTGCTGGCGATCCCGGTCGCTGGCCTGTCGCCTCCGATAGTCGCGGGCTTCCTGTGCTTCGGCCTCATGGCACTCCTGTTCCTCGTCACCGAAGAGTTGCTGGCCGAAGCACACGAGAAGCCGGACACGCCGCTCATCAGTGCGATGTTCTTCGTCGGCTTCCTCTCGCTCCTCCTCATTGAGGAAATCGCGATGTGACGAGCCTGACCTCAAACGGCGCCGACGTGCGCCGCGATCGATCCAGCAAGGGGAATGAAATGTCGATAATCAAGGCACAATGGCTTATTTTGGGCGTGGCTGCGGCCCTGTCCGCGTGTTCGGCCGAGAAGCCTTCGTACCAATTCACGTCGAATGAATCCGGTCCGACCGATGCGATCCATGGATCGAACGTGCAGCATGCCAAGGACGCGATCCACGGGGCGAACCCTGCGCACGATAAGACAAGCATGGTCATGCCATCGACCGGCGATCCGGACACCGACTTCCTGCGCGGCATGATCCCGCATCACGAAGGTGCAGTGGAGATGGCGCGTGCCGAGATCGCCAACGGCACCGATCCGAAAATTCGGGAAATGGCGGAGGAGGTGATCCGAACGCAACAGGCCGAGATCACGACGATGCGGGCTTGGCTTGCCGAGCGTCGAGCTGCCAGAAAGGGCTCCTGATGATGTCTCGCAGTCATTCCGATGATGCTGCACTACCCCTGTGCCCCATGCCCGCTCGGGCTCAGATGGGGCGGGTGGCGTGACGGAATATCGATGCGATGCGCTCATCATCGGCGGGGGGCCAGCAGGATTGACCGCCGCGATCTACCTCGCACGCTATCATCGGCGCATTATCGTGGTCGATGAGGGAAACAGCCGGGCGAAATGGATACCGCGTTCGCACAACCACGCCGGTTTTCCGGACGGGATTGCAGGTGAAGACCTTTTACACCGGATGCGCGAACAGGCCGAGCGCTACGGTGCTACGATTGTGAACGGCCGCATCGACACGGTGGCGCAAAACGCTGATGACTTCGACGCTTGCGGAGTTGGAATAACCCTGTCCGCGCGATCGATCCTGATCGCAACGGGAGTCGAGAACCGTCGCCCCTCGATCGACGCTGCGACCCATCGCGACGCACTGGAGCGCGGCCTGCTACGCTACTGCCCGATCTGCGACGGTTATGAAGCGACTGGCCAAGCTATCGGCGTCATCGGCGCGGACACTCATGGCGTCGCTGAGGCGCTGTTTCTCCGCACGTTTTCCGATCGAATAACGCTAGTGGCGCACAAGACGCTCGAACTCGACGCTTGCGACCGCGGGGCGCTGGAGGCGGCAGGTATTGCGGTAGCGCCAAGTGCGCTCGACCAAATCGATTTTGCTGAAGAACACGTAACGCTGCGTCTGGCCGATGAGACACAATTGCAGTTTGACACGATCTACCCAGCGCTCGGTTCGGATAGCAATAACGCCCTTGCGCGGCAGCTCGGGGCCAAGCTCAGCGACGAGCGCTGTATTGTGGTCGACACCAAACAGCGCACCAGCGTTTCGGGCGTTTACGCTGCCGGCGACATCGTCATATCGCTGGATCAGATAAGCGTCGCCATGGGCCATGCAGCTATCGCCGCGACAACTTTGCATAATGACCTTCGCAAGCGCGATGGCCATACCCGCTGAACGAAGATCAGCTGAAGGAAGATTATCAGCCTTACCCGCAATGGAATCCCGGGATTTGACCCATAACTATGGCCAGCGTTGGTCGGACGAGACCGACGTCGAACTGCGCAAGCGGATCGACGCACGCCAGAGTGTTGGCCAGATCGCGCGCGACATGGGGCGGACGCAGGATGCGATCCGTGGGCGAGCGGCAACGCTGCGCCTTTCTCTGCCCTCGACTATGCGCCCGTGGCGCGAGGGGGTAAAACGGGGACCGCGAATGCAGCGGCCGGACCCTAGCTCGACTGGCGAGAATTAAATGCCGGGGAGCGGCCCCCGCCCCCGGCAACCTTGTTACTTCATGTTCGGCATGGCGTGGCCGACGTGATCGCCGCCCTTGGCCTTGTCCCCATGATCGCAGCAGTCAGCGCCGTCCTTGCAGCCCGCCATGTCGGCGCAGCAGTTCGCCACGCCGCGAAAGCGCCGGTCGAGAGCGTGAGGGCGAAAGTGGCGCTGATGAGCTTGAACTTGGTCATTGGTATTCTCCGGAAAGTAGCAGGTGAAATTGATTGGTTTCACTAAATTTGCGGAGGGGGTGTCGCGGGCGCGCTGGCTCGGCCAAGAAGGGTAGCTTGCTGCCCGAAATATGGGACCACCTCACTGTGGGCGCTGCGATTAGCTGGCGATATGACCATACGACTTGGCAGGTTGAGGGTATAAGCCATGAACGGCGCGCCCGCACTGTCGGCGAAGCGCTGTGCCGAGTGCCGAGTGCCGGGTGTGCTACAGGCTGAAAGGCGGCGCGCCGAGGGAAAACCTCGGCTCGCTGAAGGCGTTTGCGTTCGACAAGACGGGGACGCTGACGGAAGGGCGATCGTGCATCACCGACACGATGGCCGTCGACGGCGCGAGTGCGGAGGATCTGTTGGCACTCGCCGTAGCGGTTGAAGCCTTGAGCGATCATCCGCTGACGCAGACGATCGTCAAGGATGGAGGCGAGCGCCTACGTGGGCGCGACCTTACGAGCGCTACGGATCTTAAGATCCTGACAGGGCGCGGCGTCACCGCAACTGTCGACCGTGAAACGGTTTGGATCGGCAAGGCCGAGATGTTCGCCGTTGAGGGTGTCCCCGCACTACACACCGCTACGACCGAAGCGATCGCCGCCCTTCGCGAGAGCGGACGTACCACAATGGGTGCGCAAGGGTGACCGGGACATCGGCGCGATCGGCCTGATTGATATGCCTCGCGAGGCAGCCAAGGTTGCGCTCAGGAGTCTGCGCGACATGGGTATCACTCGGATGATTATGATTTCGGGCGATCATCACAAGGTTGCCGATGTCGTCGCCAGGAGGTTGAGCTCGACGAGGCCTGGGGCGATCTGATGCTGGAGGACAAGGTCGCGGCGATCAAGACACTCGCTGGCGAGGACAAGGTGGCGATGGTCGGCGACGGCGTAAACGATGCGCCGGCGATGGCGAGTGCGACAGTCGGCATCGCGATGGGCGCTGCCGGATCAGATGTCACGCTGGAAACCGCCGACGTTGCACTGATGGCGGACGATCTCGCCCATCTGCCGTTCGCCGTCGGCTTGAGCCGCCATACCCGCGGCATCATCCGGCAGAACGTGTTCGTCAGCCTCGGGGTCGTCGCGTTACTCGTGCCCGCGACGATCCTCGGCCTTGGGATCGGCCCGGCCGTCGCGATGCATGAAGGCTCGACGCTGCTGGTCGTGTTTAATGCGCTGCGCCTGCTCGCCTATCGCGATCCCGCTGTACGAGCTGCATGACGCCGATCGCACAATGCATCGCTCGTCGGCGGCAGAGCCGCCGGCGTGACGTGCGCCCTCTATCTTCACCGCTGCGACCGCTAAATCATTGGTGTCGACAAAGATCTTAGCCGCGCTGAATAGAACCCTTTTCCCGCAATCACCCCCGGCTTCCCTGAGAAGAACGGCGGCCGATACATGGGAACGATAGAAGCGTGAATTGGGTTCAGCGGTCGAATGCATACTTTAAATGGGAAGCAACAATGGACGATGGGGACGATCAGAAGATGAGCAGCTCCGCTGCCGGCTCGGGGGGACATTACGGCTATCACGGCCACCACCATCATGGAGGTGGCGCGACGGTTGGTATGAACGACGTGGTAGATCCGGTCTGCGGCGCAACCATCGACCCTCACATGACGAGACACTACGTCGATAGCGAGGATCAGCGGCTCTTTTTCTGCTCATCGGCATGCCAACAAAGGTTTGAAGCAGAGCCAGACCGGTATCGATGAGGGAGAGATGCCGCACGATCAAGGCAGCCCTTCATTAAACATGGCTCCCGATCATATGTCGCCGACGGCGCGAGCGGGACACTAACCCCCTCCGAGCGCGTTAGAACAATCCATAATAAAGGAGAGCGCAAATGCCCGAAGAGAAGCTTGGCTCGCATCACGACCATCCCGGACATACGCCTGGTGATCTCGACCCCCACGGTCACCGCGACACGAGCGGGCAGCAAGAGGTGCCAGGAGAGCACCACGATCACCCGGGCCACGTGCCCGGCGATCTCGACGAACACGGCCACCGGGATACTAGTGGCCAGCGGGACGTGCCAGGCGAGCACCACGATCACCCTGGCCATACTCCGGGCGATGTCGATCCAGACGGCCATCGTGACAAGAGCGATTCTGGCTCGAACTGAAATGCTACCTCGGCGAGGCCCTCCCCGCCGAGGTAGATTGCGACGGCATTTCTTCGGCAGGAGCGACAGCCGCGCGCCGCACCTGAGCGTTCATCTATCGAACGTTTTTGCGAGGATCGCCTCGGTAGCGACAGGTCCCTACTAACCGTTCTAGAGCTATTCGCGAGCGGGCAAGCGATGGTGGAACCGACGCATCTCACGCCCTGGTTCCGCCTGAGACGGGCCCAAGTTCAACAGACTGAACGAGTGTAAGGCGAAAATACACGGCAAAGTCGGTAGCCCTTTATTCGGCTTTTTACCGGAGAAGCTTACCCAACCCGTTCCAACGGCTGCCTGTAAGCGGAGGGGGCAGGCGTGAGACCAGATCGCAGTTCGGCACGCGCCTGTCGCATGATCTGGAAGCCGCCCGACAGACCGAGCACCGCCATCAATGTCGCCACCACAAGATCAGGCCAGGCGCTGTTCAGACCAAAGACGCCGCCTGCAGCCAGCACCACGGCGATATTGCCGATCGCGTCGTTGCGCGAGCAGATCCAAACCGAGCGCATGTTCGCGTCACCGCTGCGAAAGCGGTACAGCATGACTGCGACCAGCAGGTTTGCAATAAGCGCCGCGACCCCAATGATGCCCATGACCTCGGCATGGGGTACAGTGCCGTAAAGCGCCCCCCAGCCTGCCGCGAGCAAGACATAGAGCCCGAGCACGGCAAGCGTCGCGCCCTTCAGCATCGCTGCCCGCGCGCGCCAAGCTATCGCCATCCCGGCGACGCCCAAGCTGATCGCGTAATTGGCGGCGTCACCGAAAAAGTCGAGCGCGTCGGCTTGAAGCGCTTTCGATCCGCCCGTAATCCCAGCGACGATTTCGACCCCAAACATGCCGCCGTTGATGGCGAGCGCGATCCATAAGGCGCGCCGCCACTTTGGGTCGTTCAGGGTGCCCGGCTTATCGGACGCGCAGCTCGTGCAGGCCATCTTTGCCACCTCGGTAGAATCGATCTGGCAACCTATATGCACCCTCTAGTCGGTAGAGGGTCAAGCGCTGTGTCTGAGAAACTGACGATCGGGAAGCTGGCTTCGGCGACAGGCACCAAGGTCGAGACGATCCGCTATTACGAACAGA includes:
- the fliE gene encoding flagellar hook-basal body complex protein FliE, whose product is MSDPTVSGVLAVRAQILARSQTLNRLTPPEVTPGAVSTVPRTEAPATFGDTLKSIVGKVNAAQEAEDVATERYERGETTDIATVALMQNRASISFEATLQVRNKLLSAYKDIMSMPLG
- a CDS encoding cation transporter, translated to MACTSCASDKPGTLNDPKWRRALWIALAINGGMFGVEIVAGITGGSKALQADALDFFGDAANYAISLGVAGMAIAWRARAAMLKGATLAVLGLYVLLAAGWGALYGTVPHAEVMGIIGVAALIANLLVAVMLYRFRSGDANMRSVWICSRNDAIGNIAVVLAAGGVFGLNSAWPDLVVATLMAVLGLSGGFQIMRQARAELRSGLTPAPSAYRQPLERVG
- a CDS encoding ZIP family metal transporter, with amino-acid sequence MLALTYTIIPVLAVILGGIFATWRRPGDAFISAMQHLAAGVVFAAAATEILPQVLHAGSPLATFIGGSVGVAVMLGLKAYEARAAGPVALISAVGIDIVVDGLVLGLAFVAGAKAGVLLTVALTLEVLFLGVTLTTELAESTTSKLRIILTVTGLALLLPVGALLAIPVAGLSPPIVAGFLCFGLMALLFLVTEELLAEAHEKPDTPLISAMFFVGFLSLLLIEEIAM
- a CDS encoding NAD(P)/FAD-dependent oxidoreductase, whose amino-acid sequence is MTEYRCDALIIGGGPAGLTAAIYLARYHRRIIVVDEGNSRAKWIPRSHNHAGFPDGIAGEDLLHRMREQAERYGATIVNGRIDTVAQNADDFDACGVGITLSARSILIATGVENRRPSIDAATHRDALERGLLRYCPICDGYEATGQAIGVIGADTHGVAEALFLRTFSDRITLVAHKTLELDACDRGALEAAGIAVAPSALDQIDFAEEHVTLRLADETQLQFDTIYPALGSDSNNALARQLGAKLSDERCIVVDTKQRTSVSGVYAAGDIVISLDQISVAMGHAAIAATTLHNDLRKRDGHTR
- a CDS encoding YHS domain-containing protein: MNDVVDPVCGATIDPHMTRHYVDSEDQRLFFCSSACQQRFEAEPDRYR
- the copM gene encoding CopM family metallochaperone; this translates as MSIIKAQWLILGVAAALSACSAEKPSYQFTSNESGPTDAIHGSNVQHAKDAIHGANPAHDKTSMVMPSTGDPDTDFLRGMIPHHEGAVEMARAEIANGTDPKIREMAEEVIRTQQAEITTMRAWLAERRAARKGS